The Rhodocytophaga rosea genome has a segment encoding these proteins:
- a CDS encoding ComEA family DNA-binding protein: MIVSLQAVGQDYPRKEIDIENFIQDIFGQQDEDINYEDVYESLFQLYTHPLNLNTATRDELAATYVLSEEQLNHFFAYRKTAGKLLSIYELQAIPGFDLPTIYKLLPFVDVNDLGLNSDSRSLWKRIASEPNHYLLLRYSQVLEQKKGYSPADTSSSGEISQRYAGPPQQVYVRYRVSHIQDFSFGFTVEKDAGEQLIWQPSTKRYGMDFYSIHAQLQNKGRWKNILLGDYQIGVGQGLLLSAGFAVGKGAETITTVRRNQLGIRPYTSVLESGFFRGAAATYSAGKFDITGFYSRTSRDGNVITGSDTLIESDEYTQSLQVSGFHRTPKEISAKGNLGEQVLGGNVVYNLAEKNLQVGGTMVVTQYSVPLLRKPTSYNQFEFNGRNNLNIGIHYSYLWQNFNLFGEAARSQSGGIGFISGLIGSLTTKVELAMVYRNYARNFHSLYGNAFGENTRNINEKGMYWGIKYIPHKKLLLSAYYDRFSFPWLKFRVDAPSQGYEYMGRITYKPTKTILLYAQYREEMKELNQADNTTPIDFPVPAIKRNYVFNIDYPAAKFISLKSRVQGSSYRQSNAPTFGYAIIQDITVDVGKLKVSTRFALFETDNYDNRQYVYEKDVLYAFSIPAYFDRGTRNYVLLQYQVNKKLDLWLRYARTSLRDEKTISSGLEEINQPHKSEVKVQVRYKF, encoded by the coding sequence GTGATTGTTTCACTACAGGCAGTGGGTCAGGATTATCCGAGGAAAGAAATTGATATTGAGAACTTCATCCAGGATATTTTCGGGCAGCAAGATGAAGATATTAATTACGAAGATGTATATGAATCACTGTTTCAACTGTATACTCATCCGCTGAATCTGAATACGGCAACCAGGGATGAGCTGGCAGCCACCTATGTTTTATCTGAAGAGCAGCTCAATCATTTTTTTGCTTATCGGAAAACAGCAGGTAAATTATTATCCATTTACGAGTTGCAGGCAATTCCTGGCTTTGATCTACCCACTATTTATAAACTATTGCCTTTTGTAGATGTAAATGATTTGGGGTTAAATTCAGACAGCCGTTCCCTATGGAAACGGATCGCTTCCGAACCAAACCATTATCTGTTGCTTAGATACAGCCAGGTATTAGAACAGAAAAAAGGCTATTCACCTGCTGATACCAGTTCGAGCGGGGAGATAAGCCAGCGTTATGCAGGACCGCCACAACAAGTATATGTCCGCTACCGGGTGAGCCATATTCAGGATTTTAGTTTTGGCTTTACAGTAGAAAAAGATGCTGGTGAACAACTCATCTGGCAACCATCAACTAAGCGGTACGGCATGGATTTTTATTCCATTCACGCTCAATTGCAAAACAAAGGCCGGTGGAAAAATATTCTGCTGGGCGATTATCAGATTGGGGTAGGGCAGGGATTATTACTATCTGCCGGATTTGCTGTAGGGAAAGGTGCTGAAACGATAACTACTGTGCGCCGCAATCAGCTGGGTATACGGCCTTATACTTCTGTACTGGAATCTGGGTTTTTCAGGGGTGCTGCGGCAACCTATTCAGCTGGTAAATTCGATATAACCGGCTTTTATTCACGTACCAGCCGGGATGGAAACGTAATAACCGGTAGTGATACACTTATTGAGTCAGACGAATATACCCAATCCCTGCAGGTGAGTGGTTTTCATAGAACACCCAAAGAAATAAGCGCCAAAGGAAATCTGGGTGAACAGGTATTGGGAGGAAATGTGGTATATAACCTTGCCGAGAAGAATCTGCAGGTTGGAGGCACTATGGTAGTTACCCAGTACAGCGTTCCGCTTTTGAGGAAACCTACTTCCTATAATCAGTTTGAATTCAATGGCAGAAATAATTTAAATATTGGCATTCACTATAGCTATCTGTGGCAGAATTTTAATTTATTTGGCGAAGCGGCCCGTTCTCAAAGTGGAGGGATAGGGTTTATTTCCGGGCTGATTGGAAGTTTAACCACCAAAGTAGAACTGGCTATGGTGTATCGCAATTATGCCAGGAATTTTCACTCATTGTATGGCAATGCTTTTGGGGAGAATACACGAAATATCAATGAGAAAGGTATGTATTGGGGCATCAAATACATACCGCATAAAAAACTACTGCTAAGCGCCTATTACGACCGGTTTAGTTTTCCCTGGCTCAAATTCCGGGTAGATGCCCCTTCTCAGGGATATGAATATATGGGCCGTATCACATATAAGCCCACTAAAACCATTTTGTTGTATGCCCAGTACCGGGAAGAAATGAAAGAACTTAACCAAGCCGATAATACCACACCCATTGATTTTCCAGTTCCAGCTATCAAACGTAATTATGTGTTTAATATAGATTATCCGGCAGCGAAGTTTATTTCCTTAAAATCGAGGGTACAAGGCAGCAGTTACAGGCAAAGCAATGCCCCAACATTCGGATATGCTATTATTCAGGACATAACTGTGGATGTAGGTAAATTGAAGGTAAGCACCCGTTTTGCTTTGTTTGAGACTGATAATTACGATAACCGGCAATATGTCTACGAGAAGGATGTCTTATATGCGTTTTCGATTCCGGCTTATTTCGACAGAGGTACCCGTAATTATGTATTGTTGCAATATCAGGTAAATAAAAAACTTGACCTTTG
- a CDS encoding PorV/PorQ family protein, whose protein sequence is MKKWCLPLWFLLAVHAVFASGDPNPAGARAWGLGNASVTLSDSWSLFNNPAGISGVTQVHLLASYDNRYGLPGMQSMATGVVYPSSYGNVGLSIHRFGDDLYSEHLVGVAYSHKVSRVMLGAKLNYVQVHVDNLGSKGAVALEFGGIAEITSQLFFGAHVYNFNQAKLADYQDERIPTVMKAGISYKAFDKLLLSVETEKDVDFPAVVKAGIEYQIVKNLYLRTGMSSKPFINYFGIGFSPKRLQFDYSVRSHPVLGMSHHLSIGFRFEKKRV, encoded by the coding sequence ATGAAAAAATGGTGCTTGCCTCTTTGGTTTCTGTTGGCTGTACATGCTGTGTTTGCCAGTGGCGATCCTAATCCGGCAGGTGCCAGAGCCTGGGGACTGGGAAATGCAAGTGTAACCCTGTCAGATAGCTGGTCATTATTTAATAATCCGGCAGGTATCAGCGGCGTCACTCAAGTGCATTTGCTGGCATCGTATGATAACCGGTATGGTTTACCAGGAATGCAGAGTATGGCAACCGGAGTCGTATATCCTTCCAGTTATGGGAATGTTGGATTGAGCATCCACCGATTTGGCGATGACTTATATAGTGAGCATCTGGTTGGAGTAGCCTATAGTCATAAGGTGAGCCGGGTGATGCTGGGCGCAAAGTTAAATTATGTACAAGTGCACGTAGATAATCTGGGATCTAAAGGCGCTGTTGCTCTGGAATTTGGCGGCATTGCAGAAATTACCTCTCAATTATTTTTTGGCGCACATGTCTATAATTTCAATCAGGCCAAACTTGCTGATTACCAGGATGAACGTATTCCTACGGTAATGAAAGCTGGTATTTCCTACAAAGCTTTTGATAAGCTATTACTGAGTGTAGAAACAGAGAAAGACGTAGATTTTCCGGCTGTAGTAAAAGCAGGTATTGAATATCAGATTGTTAAAAATTTGTATCTGCGGACTGGTATGAGCAGCAAGCCTTTCATTAACTATTTTGGAATTGGTTTTAGCCCCAAGCGCCTTCAATTCGATTATTCTGTACGCAGCCATCCGGTCTTAGGAATGTCCCACCACCTCTCCATAGGTTTCCGGTTCGAGAAAAAACGTGTATAA